One part of the Bacillus sp. FJAT-45350 genome encodes these proteins:
- the thiL gene encoding thiamine-phosphate kinase, with product MKDEFAFIQSIVPKGTYQKGLRVGIGDDAAVYHTSEDYDQVICVDTMVEGVHFRKDTMEPTHIGYKALAVNISDLAAMGAIPLYYLVSIAIPKRWSEEELQEIYQGMSELAHQHKVDLIGGDTVSTKDSLVISVTVVGQVEKERRLLRKEAKPGDIVFVTGTVGDSSAGLELLLENGISGDFTTEQKNLVKAHQKPRPQVEIGRILAKSDIRLALNDVSDGVASEANEIAEESNVTIVIDSDELPYSKELSTYSLEQRMEYALFGGEDFQLIGAMSSSDWKSVKNEIETANFKITKIGEVQKGKAQVKLKHNQKLLLLEKKGYNHFNR from the coding sequence ATGAAAGATGAATTTGCCTTTATACAAAGCATAGTGCCCAAAGGAACGTACCAGAAAGGGTTACGTGTTGGGATAGGCGATGATGCAGCAGTTTACCATACAAGTGAAGACTATGATCAAGTCATTTGTGTGGATACAATGGTGGAAGGTGTCCATTTTCGTAAAGATACGATGGAGCCAACTCACATTGGCTACAAAGCACTTGCTGTTAATATTAGTGATTTAGCTGCAATGGGAGCAATACCTCTCTATTACCTCGTTTCAATTGCGATTCCAAAAAGGTGGAGTGAGGAAGAATTACAGGAAATATATCAAGGAATGTCTGAGCTTGCTCATCAGCATAAGGTAGATTTAATTGGTGGAGATACAGTATCCACAAAAGATAGCCTGGTGATTAGTGTAACGGTAGTAGGGCAGGTGGAAAAAGAGCGTAGACTGCTACGTAAAGAGGCGAAACCTGGAGATATCGTATTTGTAACAGGGACAGTAGGTGATTCTAGTGCAGGATTAGAACTCCTTTTAGAAAATGGAATAAGTGGTGATTTTACTACTGAACAAAAAAACCTGGTTAAAGCTCATCAAAAGCCTAGACCTCAAGTTGAAATTGGGAGAATTTTAGCGAAAAGTGACATTCGGTTAGCTCTTAATGATGTCAGTGATGGTGTCGCTAGTGAGGCAAACGAAATAGCTGAAGAAAGTAATGTAACAATTGTCATTGATTCAGATGAGCTTCCATATAGCAAGGAACTATCTACATATAGCCTCGAACAACGAATGGAATATGCGTTGTTTGGAGGAGAAGATTTTCAATTGATTGGGGCAATGTCTTCAAGTGATTGGAAATCAGTAAAGAACGAAATTGAAACTGCAAATTTTAAAATTACAAAAATTGGTGAAGTCCAAAAAGGAAAAGCTCAAGTAAAACTAAAACATAATCAAAAGTTATTATTGCTAGAGAAAAAAGGTTATAATCATTTTAATCGTTAA